The proteins below are encoded in one region of Metabacillus dongyingensis:
- the mtaB gene encoding tRNA (N(6)-L-threonylcarbamoyladenosine(37)-C(2))-methylthiotransferase MtaB: protein MPTVAFHTLGCKVNHYETEAIWQLFKDAGYDRSEYESKADVYVINTCTVTNTGDKKSRQVIRRAIRKNPDGVICVTGCYAQTSPAEIMAIPGVDIVVGTSDRVKMLDYIEQFKNERQPINGVSNIMKARVYEELDVPAFTDRTRASLKIQEGCNNFCTFCIIPWARGLMRSRDPKEVIKQAQQLVDAGYKEIVLTGIHTGGYGEDMKDYNFAMLLRDLDTQVHGLKRIRISSIEASQITDEVIEVLDQSDKIVRHLHIPIQSASNTVLKRMRRKYTMEFFAERLARLKQALPGLAVTSDVIVGFPGETDEEFMETYNFIKEHKFSELHVFPYSKRTGTPAARMDDQVDEEIKNERVHQLIALSDQLAKEYASVYEDEVLEVIPEELYKEDPESGLYVGYTDNYLKVVFPATEEMVGKIVKVKMTKAGYPYSEGQFVRVMEDEPAAESMRNIS, encoded by the coding sequence ATGCCAACCGTAGCATTTCATACACTTGGCTGTAAAGTAAACCATTATGAAACAGAAGCTATCTGGCAGTTATTCAAGGACGCAGGCTATGATCGTTCTGAATATGAAAGTAAAGCTGATGTTTATGTCATAAATACATGTACAGTAACGAATACAGGCGATAAAAAAAGCCGTCAGGTCATTCGCCGTGCAATTAGAAAAAATCCGGACGGGGTTATTTGTGTAACAGGCTGTTACGCTCAAACGTCTCCTGCTGAAATTATGGCGATTCCGGGTGTTGATATAGTAGTAGGTACGTCTGACCGTGTTAAAATGCTTGACTATATTGAGCAATTTAAGAACGAAAGACAGCCCATCAATGGCGTCAGCAATATTATGAAGGCCAGAGTTTATGAAGAACTTGATGTACCGGCATTTACAGACCGTACTCGTGCATCATTGAAGATCCAGGAAGGCTGCAACAACTTCTGCACGTTCTGCATCATTCCGTGGGCACGCGGCTTAATGCGCTCCCGTGACCCCAAAGAAGTCATTAAACAGGCTCAGCAGCTTGTTGATGCAGGCTACAAAGAAATTGTATTAACAGGAATTCATACAGGAGGATACGGCGAAGACATGAAGGATTACAACTTCGCTATGCTGCTTCGTGATCTGGACACTCAGGTTCATGGTTTAAAGCGCATCAGAATCTCGTCCATTGAGGCAAGTCAAATTACAGACGAAGTCATTGAAGTGCTTGATCAGTCAGATAAGATTGTCCGCCATTTGCATATCCCGATTCAATCAGCTTCAAATACTGTATTGAAAAGAATGCGACGTAAATACACAATGGAATTCTTTGCTGAGCGTTTAGCACGCCTGAAACAAGCTTTGCCAGGGCTTGCTGTAACTTCTGACGTTATCGTTGGTTTCCCTGGTGAAACGGATGAAGAATTCATGGAAACATATAACTTTATTAAAGAACACAAATTCTCAGAGCTTCATGTTTTCCCTTACTCCAAACGGACAGGCACACCTGCTGCAAGAATGGATGACCAAGTGGATGAGGAAATTAAAAATGAACGTGTTCATCAGCTGATTGCCCTATCCGATCAGCTTGCCAAAGAATACGCATCTGTTTATGAAGACGAAGTTCTTGAGGTTATCCCTGAGGAACTATATAAAGAAGATCCTGAAAGCGGTCTTTATGTCGGATATACGGATAATTATTTGAAAGTTGTTTTCCCTGCAACAGAAGAAATGGTCGGGAAAATTGTGAAGGTGAAAATGACTAAAGCTGGCTATCCGTACTCGGAAGGACAGTTTGTACGTGTCATGGAAGATGAACCGGCAGCTGAAAGTATGCGAAATATCTCTTAA
- a CDS encoding 16S rRNA (uracil(1498)-N(3))-methyltransferase encodes MQRYFISEEKENLTSRMTITGDDVHHISRVMRMKPGSKLICCTSDGQAALCEIEEVNDDAAVCRIIEWQTADHELPVSVTIASGLPKGDKLEWILQKGTELGAASFIPFNAARSVVKLDAKKAVKKVERWRKIVKEASEQSYRNLIPDVFEPCSWKELIHRSASYDLKIVAYEESAKSGELSNLAKALNESNPGQSILVVFGPEGGLTEEEIEQLTNAGFKACGLGPRILRTETAPLYVLSAVSYYFELSR; translated from the coding sequence GTGCAGCGTTATTTTATAAGTGAGGAAAAAGAAAATTTAACATCCAGAATGACAATCACGGGAGACGATGTTCATCACATCTCCCGTGTTATGCGTATGAAGCCCGGCAGCAAACTGATTTGCTGTACTTCAGATGGACAGGCAGCGCTTTGTGAAATAGAAGAAGTAAATGATGATGCAGCAGTATGCAGGATTATTGAATGGCAGACTGCTGATCATGAACTTCCAGTATCAGTCACGATTGCGAGCGGGCTGCCTAAAGGGGATAAGCTGGAATGGATACTTCAAAAGGGCACAGAACTTGGTGCTGCTTCGTTTATCCCTTTTAATGCTGCTCGTTCCGTTGTAAAGCTTGATGCAAAGAAAGCAGTTAAAAAAGTGGAGCGCTGGAGAAAGATTGTGAAAGAGGCTTCTGAACAATCCTACCGCAACTTAATCCCGGACGTCTTTGAGCCATGCAGCTGGAAGGAACTTATTCATCGTTCTGCTTCATATGATCTGAAAATCGTGGCATATGAAGAATCAGCTAAAAGCGGGGAACTTTCCAATCTTGCGAAAGCATTAAATGAAAGTAATCCAGGTCAATCCATTCTGGTAGTATTCGGACCAGAAGGCGGATTAACGGAAGAAGAAATAGAACAGCTGACAAATGCAGGTTTTAAAGCCTGCGGACTCGGGCCGAGAATCTTACGGACGGAAACGGCTCCGCTATATGTTTTATCTGCCGTTTCTTATTATTTTGAATTATCGAGGTGA
- the prmA gene encoding 50S ribosomal protein L11 methyltransferase produces MKWSELSIHTTQEAVEPISNILHEAGASGVVIEDQMDLLKERESVYGEIYHLNSDDYPDEGVIIKAYLPVNSFLGETVEEIKEAVNNLLIHDIDLGKNDISISEVNDEEWATAWKKYYHPVKISERFTIVPTWETYTPVHSDELIIELDPGMAFGTGTHPTTVLCIQALERSVKEHDLVVDVGTGSGVLSIASAMLGAKQVQALDLDPVAVESARLNTKLNKVHQAVTVSQNNLLNGIQGPVDVVVANILAEVILRFVHDANQILKQGGLFITSGIILNKKAEVKNGLIEAGFEIEETVVMEDWVAFIARKK; encoded by the coding sequence ATGAAATGGTCCGAATTAAGTATTCATACAACACAAGAAGCGGTAGAACCAATTTCGAATATTTTGCATGAGGCCGGAGCAAGCGGTGTCGTCATTGAAGATCAAATGGATCTATTAAAAGAGCGCGAAAGTGTGTATGGAGAAATCTACCACCTCAATTCTGATGATTATCCTGATGAAGGTGTTATTATTAAAGCATACCTGCCGGTAAACAGTTTCCTTGGTGAAACAGTTGAAGAGATTAAAGAAGCTGTAAATAACCTGCTTATTCATGATATCGATTTAGGGAAGAATGATATCTCAATCAGTGAAGTTAATGATGAAGAGTGGGCGACTGCGTGGAAGAAGTATTATCATCCCGTAAAGATTTCGGAGCGATTTACGATCGTTCCGACATGGGAAACTTATACACCTGTCCATTCTGATGAACTGATTATTGAGCTTGATCCGGGTATGGCTTTTGGCACAGGGACTCATCCTACAACTGTTCTTTGTATTCAGGCGCTAGAACGCTCTGTAAAAGAACACGATTTAGTAGTAGATGTCGGCACAGGATCAGGAGTATTAAGCATTGCCTCTGCAATGCTTGGAGCAAAGCAGGTTCAGGCACTGGATTTAGATCCTGTTGCTGTAGAAAGCGCACGTTTAAATACAAAATTAAATAAAGTGCACCAGGCAGTCACAGTATCTCAAAATAATTTGCTGAACGGAATTCAAGGTCCTGTAGACGTAGTCGTTGCTAATATTTTGGCTGAAGTCATTCTGCGATTTGTCCACGATGCAAATCAGATTCTGAAACAAGGCGGTTTATTCATCACATCTGGAATCATTCTCAATAAAAAGGCAGAGGTTAAAAACGGTTTAATCGAGGCTGGATTTGAGATTGAAGAAACAGTTGTTATGGAAGACTGGGTGGCCTTTATCGCAAGAAAGAAATAA
- the dnaJ gene encoding molecular chaperone DnaJ, whose translation MSKRDYYEVLGVSKSATKDEMKKAYRKLSKQYHPDINKDADATDKFKEISEAYEVLTDDQKRAQYDQFGHTDPNQGFGGSDFGGGFGFDDIFSSIFGGGRRRDPNAPRQGADLQYTMTLSFEDAVFGKDTTIEIPREETCDTCDGSGAKPGTKPETCKHCNGSGQLNVEQNTPFGRIVNRRVCHHCSGTGKMIKHKCSTCGGAGKVQKRKKISVKIPAGVDDGQQLRVSGQGEPGFNGGPSGDLYVVFQVRSHEFFERDGDDIYCEMPLTFAQAALGDEIEVPTLHGKVKLKVPAGTQTGTKFRMKGKGVANVRGYGQGDQHIIVRVLTPTNITEKQKELLRDFAEMSGGRPDEHEESFFDKVKRAFKGE comes from the coding sequence ATGAGCAAGCGTGATTACTATGAAGTGCTTGGAGTAAGTAAGAGCGCAACAAAGGATGAAATGAAAAAAGCGTACCGCAAGCTTTCTAAACAATATCATCCTGATATCAACAAGGATGCGGATGCAACCGATAAATTTAAAGAAATTTCAGAGGCTTACGAGGTCCTGACCGATGATCAGAAGCGTGCACAGTATGATCAATTTGGACATACTGATCCAAATCAGGGATTTGGGGGATCTGATTTTGGCGGAGGATTCGGTTTTGACGATATTTTCAGTTCGATCTTTGGAGGCGGCAGAAGACGAGATCCAAATGCGCCAAGACAAGGTGCAGACCTTCAATATACGATGACTTTGTCTTTTGAAGATGCAGTATTCGGCAAGGATACAACAATTGAAATTCCGCGTGAGGAAACATGTGATACATGTGACGGCTCTGGAGCAAAGCCTGGAACTAAGCCTGAAACATGTAAACATTGTAACGGATCCGGACAGCTGAATGTTGAACAAAACACGCCATTCGGCAGAATTGTTAACCGCCGCGTTTGTCATCATTGCAGCGGAACGGGCAAAATGATTAAACATAAATGTTCAACGTGCGGAGGAGCCGGCAAAGTTCAAAAGCGTAAAAAGATTTCTGTTAAAATTCCAGCAGGAGTCGATGATGGCCAGCAGCTAAGAGTTTCCGGACAAGGTGAACCCGGATTTAACGGAGGGCCAAGCGGTGATTTATATGTTGTATTCCAAGTGAGATCTCATGAGTTCTTTGAGAGAGACGGGGACGATATCTATTGTGAAATGCCGCTTACATTTGCGCAGGCAGCTTTAGGTGATGAAATTGAAGTGCCTACTCTGCACGGTAAAGTGAAGCTGAAGGTTCCGGCCGGAACGCAAACGGGCACTAAATTCCGCATGAAGGGAAAAGGTGTCGCCAATGTGAGAGGCTACGGACAGGGTGATCAGCACATTATCGTTCGTGTATTAACGCCTACAAATATTACAGAAAAACAAAAAGAGCTCCTTCGCGATTTTGCTGAAATGAGCGGGGGAAGACCAGATGAGCACGAAGAAAGCTTTTTTGATAAAGTGAAGCGTGCATTCAAGGGTGAATAA